A stretch of the Arachis stenosperma cultivar V10309 chromosome 6, arast.V10309.gnm1.PFL2, whole genome shotgun sequence genome encodes the following:
- the LOC130934049 gene encoding uncharacterized protein LOC130934049, translating into MDYERAGAERKLQLQELENLRLEAYENSRLYKEKVKVVHDKNIKRRELQPGDLVLLYNSRMRLVPGKLRSRWDGPYRVEMVEPYGVFHLSHPSSSELIKVNGHRLKLFHGKKMAKNQELEIFLLEDPLTAED; encoded by the coding sequence atggaCTATGAGAGAGCCGGAGCTGAACGGAAGTTGCAATTGCAAGAATTAGAgaaccttcgcctagaagcttatgaaaacTCCAGGCTGTATAAAGAGAAGGTGAAGGTTGTGCATGACAAAAACATCAAGAGAAGAGAGTTACAACCTGGGGacttagtcctcctttacaactccAGAATGCGGCTCGTGCCAGGCAAGCTGAGATCTAGATGGGACGGTCCCTATCGAGTAGAGATGGTGGAACCATACGGAGTCTTTCACTTGagccatccttcaagctctgaacttatTAAAGTCAATGGACATCGCTTGAAGTTATTCCATGGCAAAAAGATGGCGAAAAACCAGGAACTAGAGATCTTCCTCTTAGAAGATCCGCTTACAGCAGAAgactga